In the Ochrobactrum sp. Marseille-Q0166 genome, one interval contains:
- a CDS encoding AI-2E family transporter → MSVQRVSFFILLALVTIAFAWLLIPYYSAVLWGVILAIIFYPVQLWFVRIFNGKRNFAALLSVLMCLCLVILPALVIFGSLVQEGNSVYQRLSTREFDLNSYITSILGALPESLEEWMVRFELGNFADWRSRISSAILQGSQIFAGRLVSLGQNTLQFFVSFGIMIYLLFFLFRDGAELGVKIRQAIPLSDEYTTQIVEKFTAVIRATVKGNIIIALIQGTIGGVTFWLLGIEAALLWGVMMTIFSLLPVVGASLVWAPAAIWFAANGIWFKAGFLIFVGVFVIGLIDNFLRPPLVGKGTRMPDFVVLISTIGGISLVGINGFVVGPMIAAMFIAAWSLLAEEQNAPVISEDR, encoded by the coding sequence CACGATAGCTTTTGCGTGGCTACTTATTCCTTATTATTCCGCTGTTCTTTGGGGTGTTATTCTCGCCATTATATTCTATCCGGTGCAGCTGTGGTTCGTGCGCATCTTCAATGGAAAACGCAATTTTGCAGCACTCCTTTCCGTCTTGATGTGTTTATGTCTGGTTATTCTGCCGGCACTCGTAATTTTCGGGTCTTTGGTTCAGGAGGGCAATTCCGTTTATCAGCGATTGAGTACGCGTGAGTTCGATTTGAATAGCTATATTACAAGCATTCTGGGTGCTCTGCCTGAATCTCTGGAAGAGTGGATGGTGCGTTTCGAGTTGGGCAATTTTGCAGATTGGCGCTCACGTATATCTTCCGCAATCTTGCAGGGAAGTCAGATTTTTGCCGGCAGGCTCGTAAGCCTCGGTCAGAATACGCTGCAATTTTTCGTCAGCTTCGGCATCATGATCTACCTTTTGTTTTTTCTTTTTCGCGATGGAGCAGAATTGGGGGTAAAAATTCGTCAAGCCATACCGCTTAGCGATGAATACACCACACAGATAGTGGAAAAATTTACCGCAGTGATCCGCGCGACAGTAAAAGGCAATATTATTATTGCTCTTATTCAAGGGACGATCGGTGGTGTTACTTTTTGGTTGCTGGGGATCGAGGCTGCATTGCTCTGGGGCGTAATGATGACAATTTTCTCGCTTCTCCCTGTTGTCGGAGCATCATTGGTATGGGCGCCTGCTGCGATTTGGTTTGCCGCTAATGGCATATGGTTCAAGGCTGGATTTTTGATTTTTGTCGGAGTTTTTGTAATTGGTCTGATCGATAATTTCCTTCGTCCGCCATTGGTCGGCAAGGGAACGCGAATGCCCGACTTCGTCGTGCTTATTTCAACGATTGGTGGCATATCTCTTGTCGGCATTAACGGGTTTGTCGTGGGCCCGATGATTGCAGCGATGTTTATAGCTGCATGGTCACTTCTCGCGGAAGAGCAGAATGCGCCAGTAATATCTGAAGATAGATAG